One segment of Clostridium ljungdahlii DSM 13528 DNA contains the following:
- the arcC gene encoding carbamate kinase, protein MLKIVVSLGGNALQKNPKDKSAEAQLKTCKDTAKSIVDLIEDGNEIIITHGNGPQIGQIIFAYEKAQREDELNPVMPFPECGAMSQGYIGYHLQQALKQELKRRGISKQVATVITQVVVDKDDSGFKNPTKPIGSFFTRKQAEKLMKDNGYSMKEDAGRGWRRVVASPMPKSIVEDEIIKTLVKSGHVVITVGGGGVPVIEKDGDTIEGVAAVIDKDFASEKIAEIIDADILLILTAVEKVAINFNKDNQKDLLQMDTEDAHKYIDEGQFAPGSMLPKVRAAVMFAESKKGRRTIITSLEKVKEALHGKTGTVITNK, encoded by the coding sequence ATGTTAAAAATTGTTGTCAGTCTTGGAGGAAATGCACTTCAGAAAAACCCAAAAGATAAATCGGCAGAAGCTCAACTTAAGACATGTAAGGATACTGCCAAATCAATAGTAGATCTTATAGAAGATGGGAATGAAATTATTATTACACATGGAAACGGTCCACAGATAGGACAGATTATTTTTGCATATGAGAAAGCACAAAGAGAAGATGAATTAAATCCCGTTATGCCTTTCCCTGAATGTGGTGCTATGAGCCAGGGATACATTGGATATCACTTGCAGCAAGCATTAAAACAGGAGTTAAAGAGGAGAGGAATAAGTAAACAGGTTGCAACAGTTATTACACAAGTTGTAGTCGACAAAGACGATTCAGGATTCAAGAATCCTACAAAACCAATTGGGTCATTTTTCACGAGAAAGCAAGCTGAAAAGCTTATGAAAGATAACGGATACTCAATGAAAGAGGATGCAGGCAGAGGCTGGAGACGTGTCGTAGCATCACCAATGCCAAAATCTATTGTGGAAGATGAAATTATTAAAACACTAGTTAAATCAGGACATGTAGTAATAACTGTAGGTGGCGGTGGAGTTCCAGTAATTGAAAAAGATGGCGATACAATTGAAGGAGTTGCAGCTGTTATTGATAAAGATTTTGCGTCAGAAAAAATTGCAGAAATAATTGATGCAGATATTTTGTTAATATTAACTGCAGTTGAGAAGGTTGCAATAAACTTTAATAAAGACAATCAAAAAGACCTATTACAAATGGACACAGAAGATGCTCATAAATATATTGACGAAGGACAATTTGCACCAGGTTCAATGTTACCTAAAGTAAGGGCTGCTGTCATGTTTGCTGAATCAAAGAAAGGAAGACGAACTATTATAACTTCTCTTGAAAAAGTTAAAGAAGCACTTCATGGTAAAACGGGAACAGTAATAACTAATAAGTAG
- the uraA gene encoding uracil permease: MRRIVGIHEKLPVLETIPLSFQHLTAMFGATILVPLLLGINPAICLLMNGIGTLVYSYFTKGGIPAYLGSSFAFIAPTLLIIGSFGGVSHAQSGFIFFGLFFIVMALIVKKFGIKWIDVVMPPAVMGAVVAVIGLELAPTAAIQAGLAPAATAVGKVVQPYVADPRVIGVAMFTLAIGIFGSVLFRGFAQVIPILIAVICGYLLAFAMGMVDTKLITAASWFQIPHFSAPVFDINAIFIIAPACLVVLAEHISHLIVTGRITGSNLLEDPGLWRSLLGDGISNVISGFTGSTPNTTYGENIGVMAITRVYSVWVIRGAAILAIIFSCCGKIAATIQAIPEPVMGGITMLLYGLIAVQGIRMFVEEKVDFSVNYNMVLGAITFVVGVSGASVTIGTVQFKGMAFAAIVGILLSIFFYILGKLGIMNEEYKIRFDDKDKNIQA, encoded by the coding sequence ATGAGACGTATTGTAGGAATTCATGAAAAGCTGCCAGTACTTGAGACTATACCTCTTAGTTTTCAACATTTGACAGCTATGTTTGGTGCAACTATCTTGGTACCATTACTATTAGGCATAAATCCAGCAATTTGCTTACTTATGAATGGTATCGGTACATTGGTTTATTCCTATTTTACTAAAGGTGGAATTCCAGCATATTTAGGTTCAAGTTTTGCATTTATTGCTCCTACTCTTTTAATTATTGGCTCATTTGGTGGAGTTAGTCATGCTCAATCTGGGTTTATCTTTTTTGGTTTATTCTTTATCGTAATGGCCCTCATTGTAAAAAAATTTGGGATAAAATGGATTGATGTGGTAATGCCTCCGGCTGTAATGGGCGCAGTGGTTGCTGTCATAGGACTGGAACTTGCTCCAACAGCAGCAATTCAGGCAGGACTCGCTCCAGCTGCAACAGCAGTTGGTAAAGTAGTTCAGCCATATGTTGCTGACCCTCGTGTTATTGGAGTTGCTATGTTTACATTGGCTATTGGAATATTTGGTTCAGTTTTATTTAGAGGATTTGCGCAAGTTATACCAATTCTTATTGCTGTTATTTGTGGTTATCTTCTTGCATTTGCAATGGGGATGGTTGATACAAAATTAATTACAGCTGCAAGTTGGTTCCAGATTCCTCATTTTTCAGCACCTGTATTTGATATTAATGCTATATTTATAATTGCTCCGGCGTGTCTTGTCGTGCTTGCTGAGCACATAAGTCATTTAATAGTTACTGGTAGAATAACTGGTTCAAATCTATTAGAGGATCCAGGACTCTGGAGATCACTTCTTGGAGATGGTATCAGCAACGTTATTTCAGGCTTTACAGGATCAACACCAAATACAACCTATGGTGAAAATATAGGAGTTATGGCTATCACTCGTGTTTATTCTGTATGGGTTATTAGGGGAGCTGCTATTCTTGCAATTATTTTCTCATGCTGTGGCAAAATAGCTGCTACTATACAAGCAATTCCTGAACCTGTTATGGGTGGAATTACAATGCTTCTTTATGGATTAATAGCTGTCCAAGGTATTAGAATGTTTGTTGAAGAAAAAGTTGACTTTAGTGTAAACTATAACATGGTTTTAGGTGCAATTACATTTGTTGTTGGTGTAAGCGGAGCTAGTGTTACAATTGGAACAGTACAATTTAAAGGCATGGCATTTGCAGCTATAGTTGGTATTTTATTATCAATTTTTTTCTATATTTTAGGAAAATTAGGGATAATGAATGAAGAATACAAAATAAGATTTGATGACAAAGACAAAAATATTCAAGCATAA
- a CDS encoding xanthine dehydrogenase family protein molybdopterin-binding subunit, translating into MDYNYVGKGIPRIDGVEKVTGEAQYVQDISFKGMLYAKVKTSPYAHALIKSINTSKAKELPGVKAVLTGHEAYQKLGIYIVDKPILAVDKVRYFGEAVAAVAAVNIDIAERAIDLIEVEYEPLPVLLDVEEAVKPNAILIHPDLGNYKTIPGVFFPEANTNVSNHFKLKKGDIKKGFEESDLIIENKFYVPQILHVPMETHSVIAKWGTGDKIKIWSSAQSPFTLRNLFSIALNIPMENIEVIVPYIGGGFGGKAGIHLEPLIALLSKASNGKTVKFVATREEEISTLPCRQGLVATIKTGVKKSGKIVAEEIEYLWDAGAYADYGVNITRATGYSGAGPYDIENVKLDSETVYTNHLFGTAYRGFGHAEIFWAIERQMELVAKKLGIDSLEFRLKNLLRPGSITITGEPIHEQSGNVIKCIKTVADRIGWGKPKSEEEKVLEKKTGKYRGKGIAVLHKAPAMPSNAATSAIVQMNEDGSIRFNVAGIDMGQGSYTAMAQIIAERLHLPIEKVHVVFETDTDEAPYDWQTVASRMTILAGNAVIEACNDLKEQIFDMAAIVLRAAKHDLALGDECVYVKQFPEEKIYYSEIAVGYTYPNGNGIGGPLIGRGNSIAQGLTILDQEAGQGRPALDWTFGAHAMEVEVDTNTGDTKIIKIVTAIDVGKVINEMAVKGQIVGGVVQGVGTAISEELKYNKEGKLLTKSFVDYKIPTMQDLPGSIEVYCIETPQLDGPYGARGCAEHPMISITSAMGNAIADATGVELFETPFTAEKVYKALNKCKH; encoded by the coding sequence ATGGACTATAATTATGTAGGAAAAGGAATCCCTAGGATTGATGGGGTAGAAAAAGTTACTGGGGAAGCACAGTATGTTCAAGATATAAGCTTTAAAGGTATGCTTTATGCAAAAGTCAAAACAAGCCCCTATGCGCATGCATTAATTAAAAGTATTAATACAAGTAAGGCTAAAGAATTACCTGGAGTAAAAGCAGTTTTGACTGGCCATGAGGCTTATCAGAAGCTTGGTATATATATTGTTGATAAACCAATACTTGCTGTAGATAAAGTAAGGTATTTTGGTGAAGCAGTTGCAGCAGTTGCAGCCGTTAATATTGATATAGCTGAAAGAGCAATAGATCTTATTGAAGTTGAATATGAACCTTTACCAGTTTTACTAGATGTTGAAGAAGCAGTAAAACCTAATGCTATTTTAATTCATCCAGACTTAGGAAATTACAAAACTATTCCAGGCGTATTTTTCCCAGAAGCAAACACAAATGTATCAAATCACTTTAAGTTAAAAAAAGGTGATATTAAAAAAGGGTTTGAAGAATCGGACTTAATAATTGAAAATAAATTTTATGTACCTCAAATACTTCATGTTCCAATGGAAACTCATTCAGTAATTGCAAAATGGGGTACAGGTGATAAGATAAAAATTTGGAGCAGTGCACAGTCACCATTTACACTGCGTAATTTGTTTAGTATTGCTTTAAATATACCAATGGAGAATATTGAAGTTATAGTACCATATATAGGTGGTGGTTTCGGAGGAAAAGCAGGAATTCACCTTGAACCATTAATTGCACTTCTTTCTAAAGCTTCAAACGGAAAGACAGTAAAATTTGTAGCAACAAGAGAAGAAGAAATATCAACGCTACCTTGCAGACAGGGTCTAGTTGCTACAATTAAGACAGGAGTTAAAAAATCAGGAAAAATTGTAGCAGAAGAAATTGAATATCTTTGGGATGCAGGAGCTTATGCAGATTACGGTGTTAATATCACAAGAGCTACCGGTTATTCTGGAGCAGGTCCATATGATATAGAAAATGTTAAACTAGATTCCGAAACTGTTTATACAAATCATCTGTTTGGTACAGCATATAGGGGATTTGGACACGCAGAGATTTTCTGGGCTATTGAAAGACAAATGGAACTAGTTGCTAAAAAATTAGGTATAGACTCACTTGAGTTTAGGCTTAAAAATCTATTAAGACCAGGATCTATTACTATAACAGGTGAACCCATTCATGAACAATCTGGAAACGTTATCAAATGTATAAAGACTGTAGCCGATAGAATAGGATGGGGAAAACCTAAATCAGAAGAAGAAAAAGTATTAGAAAAGAAAACGGGTAAATACAGGGGCAAAGGTATAGCTGTTTTGCATAAGGCACCTGCAATGCCGAGTAATGCAGCTACATCAGCTATTGTTCAAATGAATGAGGATGGATCTATCCGATTTAATGTTGCAGGTATAGATATGGGACAGGGGTCATATACAGCAATGGCTCAGATTATTGCAGAGAGACTTCATTTGCCTATTGAAAAAGTTCATGTAGTATTTGAGACAGATACGGATGAAGCACCATATGATTGGCAGACGGTTGCAAGTCGTATGACAATACTTGCAGGTAATGCCGTAATTGAAGCATGTAATGATTTAAAGGAACAAATTTTTGATATGGCAGCAATTGTATTGCGTGCAGCTAAACATGATCTTGCACTTGGTGATGAATGTGTTTATGTAAAACAGTTTCCAGAAGAAAAAATATACTATAGTGAAATTGCAGTGGGGTATACCTATCCAAATGGAAACGGAATCGGCGGCCCGCTAATTGGTAGAGGCAATAGTATAGCTCAAGGGTTAACAATTTTAGATCAAGAAGCAGGACAGGGAAGACCGGCTTTAGATTGGACTTTTGGTGCTCACGCTATGGAGGTTGAAGTAGACACTAATACAGGAGATACAAAAATTATAAAAATTGTAACAGCTATAGATGTAGGCAAGGTTATTAATGAAATGGCAGTTAAAGGACAAATAGTTGGTGGAGTTGTTCAAGGAGTGGGGACGGCTATTTCAGAAGAACTTAAATATAACAAGGAAGGCAAATTATTAACTAAAAGTTTTGTCGATTACAAAATTCCAACAATGCAGGATTTACCAGGCTCTATTGAGGTCTACTGCATTGAAACTCCACAACTTGATGGGCCATACGGGGCAAGAGGATGTGCTGAACATCCAATGATATCTATAACATCTGCTATGGGAAATGCTATTGCAGATGCTACAGGAGTTGAATTGTTTGAAACTCCATTTACAGCTGAAAAAGTATATAAAGCATTAAATAAATGTAAGCACTAA
- a CDS encoding (2Fe-2S)-binding protein — MMEKIHLFVNGEEIFEEIPSNSTLLWFLREKLGLTGTKEGCGAGECGACTVILNGKAVNSCCVMALEAAEGEVQTIEGEAKNGKLSKLQREFIKHNGLQCGFCTPGMIMSARALLIRKPHPKKDEIKEAMQGNLCRCTGYEAIIESIEAASKDGE, encoded by the coding sequence ATGATGGAAAAAATACATTTGTTTGTTAATGGAGAAGAAATTTTTGAAGAGATACCTTCAAATAGCACCCTGCTTTGGTTTTTAAGAGAGAAACTTGGATTAACAGGAACTAAGGAAGGATGCGGCGCAGGGGAATGTGGCGCTTGCACCGTTATTTTAAATGGTAAAGCTGTTAACTCTTGTTGTGTTATGGCATTAGAAGCTGCAGAGGGAGAAGTACAGACAATTGAAGGTGAAGCAAAGAATGGAAAATTGTCAAAACTTCAAAGAGAATTTATTAAGCATAATGGACTCCAATGTGGTTTCTGTACTCCTGGAATGATAATGTCAGCTAGAGCATTATTAATTAGGAAACCTCATCCTAAAAAAGATGAAATTAAAGAAGCTATGCAGGGAAATCTATGTAGGTGTACAGGTTATGAGGCAATTATAGAATCTATTGAAGCAGCATCAAAGGATGGTGAATAA
- a CDS encoding FAD binding domain-containing protein, translated as MQDFQYIKPKNLKEALELIDKFGKEAKMLAGGTDIIVGLKGNVVHCKYLVDIKGINELSGIEYNEVDGLSIGSPVTLNEIIESDKIGASYKILIDASKSLANALIRNRATLVGNICNSSPGGDMLPTSLVLEGKVCISSVNGNREIPLKDFFTGVKRNALKTNEMVTKVIYPPIRGEGKFIKKSRIKGHDLSQISVAGYLKENGDLKISLGAVAPTPILVEDFDNYNNKNLIVDKNKIADKVMSKINPIDDVRATKEYRLAMARYLTCEILKQLGEGK; from the coding sequence TTGCAAGATTTTCAGTATATAAAGCCTAAAAATTTGAAAGAAGCTTTAGAACTGATAGATAAATTTGGCAAAGAAGCCAAAATGTTAGCTGGTGGCACAGATATAATAGTTGGTCTTAAAGGTAATGTAGTACATTGTAAATATCTTGTTGACATAAAAGGTATAAATGAACTAAGCGGTATAGAATATAATGAGGTTGATGGATTATCTATTGGATCCCCAGTTACCCTAAATGAGATAATTGAATCTGATAAAATTGGAGCAAGTTATAAAATATTAATTGATGCTTCTAAATCTCTTGCTAATGCTTTAATAAGAAATAGAGCTACATTAGTTGGAAATATATGCAATTCATCACCTGGAGGAGATATGCTTCCGACTTCACTTGTGTTAGAAGGAAAAGTTTGCATTTCATCAGTAAACGGTAACAGAGAAATACCCCTTAAAGATTTCTTTACTGGAGTTAAGAGAAATGCATTGAAAACAAATGAAATGGTGACAAAAGTTATTTATCCACCAATAAGAGGAGAAGGAAAGTTTATAAAGAAATCAAGAATAAAAGGACATGACCTTTCACAAATAAGTGTTGCTGGATATTTAAAGGAAAATGGAGACTTGAAAATTTCATTAGGTGCAGTTGCTCCTACACCAATTTTAGTTGAAGATTTTGATAACTATAACAATAAAAACCTTATAGTAGATAAAAATAAAATTGCTGATAAAGTTATGAGTAAAATTAATCCGATTGATGATGTAAGAGCAACGAAAGAGTACCGATTAGCAATGGCTAGGTATTTAACCTGTGAAATTCTAAAACAGCTAGGGGAGGGAAAATAA
- a CDS encoding Zn-ribbon domain-containing OB-fold protein, with protein sequence MDEKMYAYKCTICGQLHHPKHFVCKKCGNRSFEEVPLEGEVTLLTYTKVYNLPEGYMKPYLYFGIVKFENGLTVSGQLEVDNPVIGMKLISTVGVVKEGTNNDCYGFIFKDIR encoded by the coding sequence ATGGATGAAAAAATGTACGCTTACAAATGTACAATCTGCGGGCAGCTCCACCATCCAAAGCATTTTGTATGTAAAAAATGCGGTAATAGATCATTTGAAGAAGTTCCACTAGAAGGTGAAGTAACACTTTTAACTTACACAAAAGTGTATAATCTTCCTGAAGGATATATGAAACCATATTTATACTTTGGCATAGTTAAATTTGAAAATGGTCTCACAGTAAGCGGCCAATTAGAAGTAGATAACCCCGTCATAGGAATGAAACTTATATCAACAGTAGGAGTTGTCAAAGAAGGCACAAATAATGATTGCTATGGGTTTATTTTTAAAGATATAAGATAA
- a CDS encoding thiolase C-terminal domain-containing protein: MREVGIVGVGHTNFGKFSGGTFIDMISMAAVEALDDAGIKLAEGQHGIDQVFVATMGAGILNKQSGIASALVDTLNLRPAMAETVENGPASGASAIKLGYMAIASGMCDAVLVVGGEMMRVVSGWEGTDFVATMLHPEAEYNYGITLPTLAGMFTRLCMEKYGITEKDLAIVSVKNHENALHNPVAHLHIVPNLYAITEDEDAGIVNPYVASPLRLYSVCPVSDGAAAVLLCAMDKADRFAKKPVKIAGIGQATDTHAVAEREVSTDLLAVRLAAQNAYEMAGLKPEDIDVAELHDAFQILEIVESEEVGFFKRGEGHIAARNGETKIGGKIPINTSGGLKAKGHPLGATGVSQVVEIVKQLRGEATGRQVKDAKAGLAVNFGGFGNNVVATILTKEAE; encoded by the coding sequence ATGCGCGAAGTAGGAATTGTTGGTGTTGGTCATACTAATTTTGGTAAATTTTCAGGGGGGACTTTTATCGATATGATCAGTATGGCAGCTGTAGAAGCACTTGATGACGCCGGCATTAAATTAGCTGAGGGACAACATGGAATAGATCAAGTTTTTGTAGCTACAATGGGCGCTGGTATATTAAATAAACAAAGTGGTATTGCATCTGCACTTGTAGACACTTTGAATTTAAGACCAGCAATGGCTGAAACTGTAGAAAATGGTCCTGCATCCGGTGCTTCAGCAATAAAACTAGGTTATATGGCAATTGCCAGTGGAATGTGTGATGCTGTTCTCGTCGTTGGTGGTGAAATGATGAGGGTTGTCAGTGGATGGGAAGGCACAGACTTTGTTGCCACCATGCTTCATCCTGAGGCAGAATACAATTATGGTATAACGCTTCCAACGCTTGCAGGAATGTTTACAAGATTATGTATGGAAAAATACGGAATTACAGAAAAGGATTTAGCAATTGTATCAGTCAAAAATCATGAAAATGCACTGCATAATCCGGTAGCTCATCTTCATATAGTACCAAATCTTTATGCAATTACTGAAGATGAAGACGCTGGCATAGTTAATCCTTATGTGGCTTCTCCACTTAGATTATACTCAGTTTGTCCAGTTTCAGATGGTGCAGCAGCAGTTTTGCTGTGTGCTATGGATAAAGCTGATAGATTTGCAAAGAAACCAGTTAAAATTGCTGGAATTGGTCAAGCTACAGATACACATGCAGTAGCAGAAAGAGAAGTATCTACAGATTTACTTGCAGTAAGATTGGCAGCGCAAAATGCATACGAAATGGCAGGATTAAAACCTGAGGATATTGACGTAGCAGAACTCCATGATGCATTTCAGATACTTGAAATTGTGGAATCTGAAGAAGTTGGTTTCTTTAAGAGGGGTGAAGGCCACATAGCAGCTAGAAATGGTGAAACAAAAATTGGAGGTAAGATTCCAATAAACACATCAGGAGGCTTAAAAGCAAAAGGTCATCCACTTGGTGCAACGGGAGTTTCACAAGTCGTAGAAATCGTAAAACAACTGAGAGGGGAAGCAACTGGTCGTCAGGTAAAAGACGCTAAGGCTGGGCTCGCTGTAAATTTCGGTGGATTTGGCAATAATGTTGTAGCAACAATACTCACAAAGGAGGCGGAGTAA
- a CDS encoding cyclase family protein has translation MNIIDSFKNVQMYDLTQKISHLTPPWPTYEPLQIKFFKRLSSNGANGQVLTHSNHVGTHLDGSLHFCTHGRDISSIPLEELVAPGVVVDISDIAEDYGIYTSKDIMQRADVRKGDILIIHTGYHKYAWDEPEADEERVMMRHPGPTKEFSKWCRKMEFKWLGVDCGSADHPMNTKIREWAPKEAKKAEKYLRAKYGKGITDFWPDEDYQLMHYDLFPYNIVHAENLGGDIDKVLGKRLVIGCFPWRFVGGESCICRIVAFDAK, from the coding sequence ATGAATATTATTGATTCTTTCAAAAATGTACAAATGTATGATTTAACTCAAAAAATTAGCCATTTAACGCCACCATGGCCAACTTATGAACCACTGCAAATCAAGTTTTTCAAAAGACTTTCATCAAATGGTGCAAATGGTCAGGTATTAACTCATTCTAATCATGTAGGTACTCATCTTGATGGTTCGCTGCATTTTTGTACTCATGGAAGAGACATTTCATCTATTCCACTTGAAGAATTAGTAGCACCAGGAGTTGTTGTTGATATTTCTGATATAGCAGAAGACTACGGAATATATACCTCAAAAGATATTATGCAAAGAGCGGATGTTAGAAAAGGTGACATACTAATAATCCATACTGGTTATCACAAATATGCATGGGATGAGCCAGAAGCTGATGAAGAAAGAGTAATGATGAGACATCCAGGTCCAACAAAAGAATTCTCAAAATGGTGCAGGAAAATGGAATTCAAATGGTTGGGAGTTGATTGTGGTTCTGCAGATCACCCGATGAATACAAAAATCCGTGAATGGGCTCCAAAAGAAGCTAAGAAGGCAGAAAAATATTTGAGAGCTAAATATGGTAAGGGAATTACAGATTTTTGGCCTGATGAAGACTATCAGTTAATGCATTATGATTTGTTCCCTTATAATATCGTACATGCTGAAAATTTAGGTGGAGATATTGATAAGGTATTGGGAAAGAGATTAGTAATAGGATGCTTCCCATGGAGATTTGTAGGTGGAGAATCCTGCATATGCCGTATAGTTGCATTTGATGCTAAATAA
- a CDS encoding DUF1116 domain-containing protein, whose protein sequence is MTAVNELFNKNIKVINLGLESFCKDLKDQHVPCIHVNWRPPSEASKGLSLLEDEGIASKIEKANKEAIDRLLAAKPILIGVGQAGKVIPGMTKKTILHAGPPITWDKMSEPVKGAIIGGLIYEKLASNEEEAIKLASSGEITYDCCHHHSTVGPMAGVVTYSMPVWILKNKTFGNYAYSTFNEGLGKVLRFGAYSSEVIDRLNWMQNSLAPVLKAALEIKGSVDLKTIIAQFLQMGDEGHNRNKAATSLLFRELAPAIVKTKFSDEHKASVLTFIDKNDHFFLNISMPACKCSLDPLEDIEYCTILTAMSRNGTDFGIRVAGTGKKWFTAPCEMVKGLYFPGFSESDANADLGDSCITETAGIGGFAMATAPAIVKFVGGTPKDAINYTTTMYEITYAENNAYKIPNINFRGTPTGIDMRKVIETRILPVINTGIACNRAGVGQIGAGVVNPPMKCFEDALKSFIKKYNLK, encoded by the coding sequence TTGACTGCAGTAAATGAATTATTTAACAAAAATATTAAGGTCATTAACTTAGGATTAGAATCTTTCTGTAAAGATTTGAAAGATCAACATGTACCATGTATTCATGTTAATTGGAGACCACCAAGTGAAGCAAGCAAAGGACTTTCTCTTTTAGAAGACGAAGGCATAGCATCTAAAATTGAAAAAGCTAATAAAGAAGCAATAGATAGACTTCTAGCTGCAAAACCAATACTTATTGGAGTAGGTCAAGCTGGGAAAGTAATACCTGGCATGACGAAAAAAACAATTCTTCATGCAGGACCACCAATAACATGGGATAAAATGAGTGAACCAGTTAAGGGAGCTATAATTGGTGGACTAATTTACGAAAAGTTGGCATCAAATGAAGAAGAGGCAATTAAATTGGCATCTTCCGGAGAGATAACATATGATTGCTGTCATCATCATTCAACAGTTGGTCCAATGGCAGGTGTGGTTACGTATTCGATGCCAGTTTGGATTTTAAAAAATAAAACTTTTGGTAATTACGCATATTCCACATTTAATGAGGGATTAGGCAAAGTATTAAGATTCGGAGCATATAGTAGTGAAGTTATAGATAGATTAAATTGGATGCAAAACTCACTTGCACCAGTACTAAAAGCAGCTTTAGAGATAAAAGGAAGTGTAGATTTAAAAACAATAATAGCACAGTTCCTTCAGATGGGTGATGAAGGACATAATAGAAATAAAGCTGCAACGTCACTTTTGTTTAGAGAACTTGCACCAGCAATTGTAAAAACTAAATTTTCAGATGAACATAAGGCATCTGTCTTAACATTTATTGATAAAAATGATCATTTCTTTTTAAATATTTCCATGCCGGCTTGTAAATGTAGTTTAGATCCATTAGAAGATATTGAATATTGCACAATACTTACCGCAATGTCCAGAAATGGAACTGATTTTGGAATTAGAGTGGCTGGCACAGGTAAGAAATGGTTTACAGCTCCTTGTGAAATGGTAAAAGGGTTATATTTCCCAGGTTTTAGTGAAAGCGATGCTAATGCTGATCTTGGTGATAGCTGCATAACTGAAACAGCTGGAATTGGCGGTTTTGCCATGGCAACAGCACCAGCAATTGTTAAATTTGTAGGGGGAACGCCAAAAGATGCAATTAATTATACAACCACTATGTATGAGATAACTTATGCAGAAAATAATGCATACAAGATACCAAATATTAACTTCAGAGGTACACCTACTGGAATAGACATGAGGAAAGTCATAGAAACAAGAATACTGCCTGTAATAAATACTGGAATTGCCTGCAATAGAGCGGGAGTGGGACAGATTGGAGCGGGAGTAGTCAATCCGCCAATGAAGTGCTTTGAAGATGCACTTAAATCGTTTATTAAAAAATATAATTTAAAATAA